Proteins encoded within one genomic window of Zestosphaera sp.:
- a CDS encoding TFIIB-type zinc ribbon-containing protein produces the protein MRLEAVSAGDPSACPYCGSNLIWDYVRGEVVCPSCGTVVDVVYDCGPPHMQVQEEHRRERARVKVVRLRDLRTLERKARVEGRKELSLAVVRNLPPSIKEACEHGIKVAEEVSPTLVCGKTLRAKYAVGYIIHAILTGGVIDEELATRTFRLSPSSVRRLVRSVEERMQRKSPNNEEAKDIQMKEEPDLLPVLKNEAPSCKLRCRRGRRLPIKGAVNFP, from the coding sequence GTGAGGCTTGAGGCGGTCTCGGCGGGCGACCCCTCCGCCTGCCCGTACTGCGGCAGCAACCTCATCTGGGACTACGTGAGGGGTGAGGTGGTGTGTCCCTCATGCGGGACCGTAGTGGATGTGGTTTATGACTGCGGCCCTCCTCACATGCAGGTGCAGGAGGAGCATCGCAGGGAACGGGCTAGAGTCAAGGTCGTGAGGCTGAGGGACCTCAGAACCCTCGAGAGGAAGGCGAGGGTGGAGGGCAGGAAGGAGTTAAGCCTCGCCGTGGTGAGGAACCTCCCACCAAGCATTAAGGAAGCATGCGAGCACGGCATAAAGGTGGCAGAAGAGGTTTCACCCACGCTAGTCTGTGGAAAGACCCTCAGAGCTAAGTACGCAGTGGGCTACATAATCCACGCTATCCTCACAGGCGGAGTGATTGATGAGGAGCTAGCAACGAGAACATTCCGCCTAAGCCCATCAAGCGTCAGGAGGCTCGTGAGGAGCGTTGAGGAAAGAATGCAGAGGAAGTCCCCGAACAACGAAGAAGCCAAAGATATCCAGATGAAGGAAGAGCCTGACCTCCTCCCCGTCCTAAAGAATGAGGCTCCCAGTTGCAAGTTGCGGTGCCGGCGAGGCCGGAGGCTCCCTATTAAGGGTGCAGTGAACTTTCCGTAG
- a CDS encoding ribbon-helix-helix domain-containing protein, protein MKIPEELMKLVDEVIKTGKYGYRSRMEFVIDAVRRRLEQLGYLK, encoded by the coding sequence GTGAAGATACCTGAGGAACTAATGAAACTAGTCGATGAGGTCATAAAGACAGGCAAGTACGGGTACAGGTCACGGATGGAGTTCGTCATTGATGCAGTGAGGAGAAGGCTCGAGCAGTTAGGCTACTTAAAATAA